In Comamonadaceae bacterium OS-1, a single window of DNA contains:
- the yphB_2 gene encoding putative protein YphB gives MPDHHGITLQAGPLRLAVRPDLGGSLTGLWHQGRPVLRSTEPGLLTGPRQSACFPLLPYSNRMGHRRFAWQGHSYTTAPNFDDSPHSLHGVGWLRAWQVVRQTPDHLSLRYTHTTDGHWPFAFEAEQDIALTPQALQMDLRLRNTDAREQPVGLGWHPYFPVRHSSHLQVDVTSRWERDVSMLPTHATAQQGIDAPVQALALDHCFGGWPGVAHIRDAQFAQRLSSTLPYLVVFTPPGQPHFCVEPVGHVNNAIQHADPASQGLLALAPGAVATASLTLDVEAL, from the coding sequence ATGCCAGACCACCACGGCATCACACTGCAGGCCGGGCCGCTGCGCCTGGCTGTGCGGCCCGACCTGGGTGGCAGCCTGACCGGCCTCTGGCACCAGGGCAGGCCGGTGCTGCGCTCCACCGAGCCGGGTTTGCTGACCGGGCCGCGGCAGTCGGCCTGCTTTCCGCTGCTGCCCTATTCCAACCGGATGGGGCATCGGCGCTTTGCATGGCAGGGGCACAGCTACACCACTGCGCCCAATTTCGACGACAGCCCGCACTCACTGCACGGCGTAGGCTGGCTGCGCGCCTGGCAGGTGGTACGGCAGACACCCGACCACCTCAGCCTGCGCTACACCCATACGACTGATGGCCACTGGCCGTTCGCCTTCGAGGCCGAGCAGGACATCGCGCTCACACCGCAGGCGCTGCAGATGGACTTGCGCCTGCGCAACACCGATGCGCGCGAGCAACCCGTGGGCCTGGGATGGCACCCCTACTTCCCGGTACGCCATAGCAGCCATCTGCAGGTGGATGTGACCAGCCGCTGGGAACGCGATGTCTCGATGCTGCCCACCCACGCCACGGCCCAGCAGGGCATCGATGCACCGGTGCAGGCACTGGCCCTGGACCACTGCTTCGGCGGCTGGCCGGGCGTGGCCCACATCCGAGACGCGCAGTTCGCGCAGCGCCTGTCGTCCACCCTGCCCTATCTGGTGGTGTTCACGCCGCCGGGGCAGCCGCATTTCTGCGTGGAACCGGTCGGCCATGTGAACAACGCCATCCAGCACGCAGACCCGGCAAGCCAGGGGCTGCTGGCATTGGCACCGGGTGCCGTGGCTACCGCGTCACTGACGCTGGACGTGGAGGCGCTGTGA
- the yaaA gene encoding peroxide stress resistance protein YaaA: protein MLFLLSPAKALDFETPAAGQPPIPHTQPLFTAQSAQLIALLREKSPLQISELMHLSDALSALNVARYQAWSPKFTAKNAKQAVLAFNGDVYGGLNATTLPADALAWTQEHLCILSGLYGVLRPLDWMQPYRLEMGTRLANPHGATLYKFWGSQISEYLNQRLRADATPVVVNLASQEYFKAVDRKALKARVVECVFEELRSNGQYKVISFMAKRARGLMARFAAEQRLSLPGQLQGFDLEGYGYDAATSEPDRLVFRRSGAAHA, encoded by the coding sequence ATGTTGTTTTTGTTGTCGCCAGCCAAGGCTCTGGATTTTGAAACGCCCGCCGCGGGTCAGCCGCCCATTCCCCATACCCAGCCCTTGTTTACCGCGCAGTCGGCCCAGTTGATTGCGCTGCTGCGCGAGAAGTCACCCTTGCAAATTTCGGAGCTGATGCACCTCAGCGATGCCCTGTCGGCCCTGAACGTGGCCCGCTACCAGGCCTGGAGCCCGAAGTTCACCGCCAAAAACGCCAAGCAGGCGGTGCTGGCCTTCAATGGCGATGTCTATGGCGGGCTGAACGCCACCACCTTGCCTGCCGACGCGCTGGCCTGGACGCAGGAGCACCTGTGCATCCTCAGCGGCCTGTACGGCGTGCTGCGCCCGCTGGACTGGATGCAGCCCTACCGGCTGGAGATGGGCACCCGCTTGGCCAACCCGCACGGGGCCACGCTGTACAAGTTCTGGGGCAGCCAGATATCCGAATATCTCAACCAGCGCCTGCGTGCCGATGCCACGCCAGTGGTGGTCAACCTCGCCTCGCAAGAGTATTTCAAAGCGGTGGACCGCAAGGCGCTCAAGGCCCGGGTGGTCGAATGCGTGTTTGAAGAACTGCGCAGTAACGGCCAGTACAAGGTCATCAGCTTCATGGCCAAGCGCGCCCGCGGGCTGATGGCCCGGTTTGCGGCCGAGCAGCGCCTGAGCCTGCCCGGCCAGCTGCAGGGCTTCGATCTGGAGGGCTATGGCTATGACGCGGCCACTTCCGAGCCCGACCGGCTGGTGTTTCGGCGCAGCGGAGCCGCCCATGCCTAA
- a CDS encoding sulfoquinovose 1-dehydrogenase — protein sequence MTHAMTHAMTHAITYYPSLKNRVVFISGGSSGIGAELVRAFAAQGAQVAFCGLRADGGQPLVEEITAAGHPTPFFAPCDVRDVEAYQALLADVIQRLGPIRVLVNNAGRDDRHAMEDVTSAMWDERLALNLKHYFFAIQAVAPGMAAAGGGSIINMGSVSWMRGRPNLVGYTTAKAGILGLTRTLARELGARNIRVNAIVPGAIVTERQTTLHRDPAADQQFLDAQCLKIRLDPGHVARPTLFMAADDSDGMTGQHVLVDAGIAQQSVIS from the coding sequence ATGACCCACGCCATGACCCACGCCATGACCCACGCTATTACCTACTACCCTTCCCTCAAAAACCGCGTCGTCTTCATCTCGGGCGGCAGCTCCGGCATCGGTGCCGAACTGGTGCGCGCCTTTGCCGCCCAGGGCGCGCAGGTGGCCTTTTGCGGCCTGCGTGCCGATGGCGGCCAGCCGCTGGTGGAAGAAATCACCGCCGCCGGCCACCCCACCCCGTTTTTCGCCCCCTGCGACGTGCGCGATGTGGAGGCCTACCAGGCGCTGCTGGCCGATGTCATCCAGCGCCTGGGCCCCATCCGCGTGCTGGTCAACAACGCCGGGCGCGACGACCGCCACGCCATGGAAGACGTGACCTCGGCGATGTGGGACGAGCGCCTGGCGCTGAACCTCAAGCACTATTTCTTCGCCATCCAGGCCGTCGCCCCCGGCATGGCCGCCGCCGGGGGTGGCTCCATCATCAACATGGGCTCGGTGTCATGGATGCGGGGCCGCCCCAACCTGGTGGGCTACACCACCGCCAAGGCCGGCATCCTGGGCCTGACCCGCACCCTGGCGCGCGAACTCGGCGCGCGCAACATCCGCGTCAACGCCATCGTGCCCGGTGCCATCGTCACCGAGCGGCAAACCACCCTGCACCGCGATCCCGCCGCCGACCAGCAGTTCCTGGACGCGCAGTGCCTGAAGATCCGCCTGGATCCCGGCCACGTGGCCCGCCCCACGCTATTCATGGCCGCCGACGACAGCGACGGCATGACCGGCCAGCACGTACTGGTCGATGCCGGTATCGCCCAGCAATCCGTGATTTCCTGA
- the rcsC_22 gene encoding sensor histidine kinase RcsC, which translates to MTSLSSQLLRRVFVWYLALVGTTSLVQLYFVYQSIDKNIDAEIVNIETAFVPGMRQAVWNFDPQMIEVLAKGAARASVVTGLVVVDKEGAVQSTQGRVPPSADNSTLPFWQRTAVHTITLRSLGGGNASTLEAIGSIRIYTHFSVIFERLTSSLLALATNALLVGLGLWVVLALSINRVLSRPLVALTQAVTSLNMAADPSKYQNIFYPDKNELGVLVAALNSLWLRLLEAKESLEATVDNRTQELQASSQQLALRAGQLERNAEQLRRILEDSPIAVRILTLDKQFVFANKRFYDLFNGGSTSISRTDMEYIYKNKEDYFELARMIRTSGSAGPPRLLEFIKSDGTTFWSMTTVVKVHYDDSECSLGWFFDVTELRQAREAAEAATEVKANFLANMSHEIRTPMNGIIGLSRLALKTDLNPKQLDYIQKIQSSGNHLLGIINDILDFSKIEAGKLNIENIDFSLDNILDDIGDMMAEKVQLKGLDFSVDIDASVPPVLVGDPLRLRQILLNYCNNALKFTETGHIRLVARGKMASSTAVLLRCTVEDTGIGMTQAQQSQLFQSFSQVDASITRRFGGTGLGLAICKHLAGLMGGSVGLDSTLGQGSSFWFTALLGVVHAQPSASPHTPVPAADDNPANLAALAGARILLVEDNEINQMVAAELLQSAGFVVAIAENGQVGVDMVQAQHFDIVLMDMQMPVMDGLTATRAIRQIRRLDYLPIVAMTANAMQQDAERCAAAGMQDFVTKPIEPLRLWAALLRWVKLPQGTARPVAPVPAPAPAPAPAQHTPEPEFPPVPGLDIAAGLNRVAGNRRLYASLLRRFAQGQKSLVAQVQTALQADDWALAERLAHTAKGVAGNIGAVQIQPLAQALEAAIAARSPRPRIESLLDTISEPLQAMVAHLAQHEDEAVPAAPPGQPAVDTRHARHLCVQLETLLLDSDADSIHFLQQHASSLRQVLGTQFEALERTIEDFDFDAATQCLQHAMEA; encoded by the coding sequence ATGACATCGCTCTCCAGCCAGTTACTGAGGCGTGTTTTTGTCTGGTATCTGGCACTGGTGGGGACGACCTCGTTGGTTCAACTTTATTTTGTCTACCAATCCATCGACAAAAATATTGACGCAGAAATAGTCAATATCGAAACGGCGTTCGTGCCCGGCATGCGGCAGGCGGTATGGAATTTCGATCCGCAAATGATCGAAGTGCTGGCCAAAGGTGCGGCGCGGGCCTCGGTGGTCACGGGCCTGGTGGTGGTGGACAAAGAGGGCGCAGTGCAGTCCACGCAGGGCCGGGTGCCCCCGTCTGCCGACAACAGCACCCTGCCCTTTTGGCAAAGAACGGCGGTGCACACCATCACCCTGCGGTCTTTGGGCGGTGGCAATGCCAGCACCTTGGAGGCCATTGGCAGCATCCGCATCTACACCCATTTTTCGGTGATTTTTGAGCGGCTGACCTCCAGCCTGCTGGCCTTGGCCACCAATGCCCTGCTGGTAGGCCTGGGTTTATGGGTGGTGCTGGCCTTGTCGATCAACCGGGTGTTGTCACGCCCCCTGGTGGCTTTGACCCAGGCGGTGACCTCGCTGAACATGGCTGCGGACCCGTCCAAATACCAAAACATTTTCTACCCGGACAAAAATGAACTGGGGGTTTTGGTGGCGGCCCTCAACAGCCTGTGGCTGCGCCTGCTGGAGGCCAAGGAGTCGCTGGAGGCCACGGTAGACAACCGCACCCAGGAACTCCAGGCCAGCAGCCAACAACTGGCCTTGCGGGCCGGGCAACTGGAGCGCAACGCGGAGCAACTGCGGCGCATTCTGGAAGACAGCCCGATTGCGGTGCGCATCCTGACGCTGGACAAGCAGTTTGTTTTTGCCAACAAGCGGTTTTACGACCTGTTCAATGGCGGCAGCACCAGCATCTCCCGTACCGACATGGAGTACATCTACAAGAACAAAGAGGACTATTTCGAGTTGGCCCGGATGATCCGCACCTCCGGATCGGCCGGCCCACCGCGCCTGCTGGAGTTCATCAAGTCCGATGGCACGACTTTCTGGTCCATGACCACGGTGGTGAAGGTGCACTACGACGATAGCGAATGCTCGCTGGGCTGGTTTTTCGACGTGACCGAACTGCGCCAGGCCCGCGAAGCCGCCGAGGCCGCCACCGAGGTCAAAGCCAACTTTCTGGCCAATATGAGCCATGAAATCCGCACGCCGATGAATGGCATTATTGGTTTGAGCCGACTGGCGCTGAAAACCGATTTGAATCCCAAGCAGTTGGATTACATCCAGAAAATCCAAAGCTCGGGCAACCATTTGCTCGGGATCATCAACGACATTCTGGATTTTTCCAAAATCGAAGCGGGCAAACTCAATATCGAGAATATCGACTTCTCGCTGGACAATATTCTGGACGACATCGGCGACATGATGGCCGAAAAAGTCCAGCTCAAGGGGCTGGACTTTTCGGTGGATATCGACGCCAGCGTCCCCCCCGTGCTGGTGGGCGACCCGCTACGGCTGCGGCAGATCCTGCTGAACTACTGCAACAACGCCCTCAAATTCACCGAGACCGGCCACATTCGCCTGGTCGCCCGCGGCAAGATGGCGTCCTCCACCGCCGTACTGTTGCGCTGCACGGTGGAAGACACCGGCATCGGCATGACGCAGGCGCAGCAAAGCCAACTGTTCCAAAGCTTTTCGCAGGTAGATGCATCCATCACCCGGCGCTTTGGTGGCACCGGCCTGGGACTGGCGATTTGCAAGCACCTGGCCGGACTGATGGGCGGCTCGGTGGGGCTGGATTCCACCCTGGGCCAGGGCAGCAGCTTCTGGTTTACCGCCTTGCTGGGGGTGGTCCACGCCCAGCCGTCGGCCAGCCCGCACACCCCCGTGCCCGCAGCAGACGACAACCCTGCCAACCTGGCGGCTCTGGCAGGCGCGCGCATCCTGCTGGTAGAAGACAACGAAATCAACCAGATGGTGGCGGCCGAGCTGCTGCAATCCGCCGGGTTTGTGGTGGCGATTGCCGAGAATGGGCAGGTCGGGGTCGACATGGTGCAGGCCCAGCACTTTGACATCGTGCTGATGGACATGCAGATGCCGGTGATGGACGGCCTGACGGCCACCCGCGCGATCCGCCAGATCCGCCGCCTGGACTACCTGCCCATCGTGGCCATGACCGCCAACGCCATGCAGCAGGATGCCGAGCGCTGTGCCGCCGCAGGTATGCAGGACTTTGTGACCAAACCGATAGAACCCCTGCGCCTTTGGGCGGCCCTGCTGCGGTGGGTCAAGCTGCCGCAAGGCACGGCGCGCCCGGTCGCTCCCGTTCCGGCACCCGCACCGGCACCGGCACCGGCACAGCACACGCCAGAGCCCGAGTTCCCCCCTGTGCCAGGCCTGGACATCGCCGCGGGCCTGAACCGTGTGGCGGGCAACCGCAGGCTCTACGCTTCGCTGCTGCGCCGGTTTGCCCAAGGACAAAAGTCCCTGGTAGCCCAGGTCCAAACGGCGCTGCAGGCGGACGACTGGGCGCTGGCCGAGCGCCTGGCCCATACCGCCAAAGGGGTGGCCGGCAATATCGGCGCGGTACAGATCCAGCCACTGGCGCAAGCGCTGGAGGCGGCGATTGCTGCGCGCAGCCCGCGTCCGCGGATCGAGTCCCTGCTGGACACCATCAGCGAGCCACTGCAAGCCATGGTGGCCCATCTGGCCCAGCACGAGGACGAGGCGGTACCCGCCGCCCCACCCGGCCAGCCAGCGGTGGACACGCGGCACGCTCGGCATTTGTGTGTGCAGCTGGAAACCCTGCTCCTGGACAGCGATGCCGACAGCATCCACTTTCTGCAGCAGCACGCCAGCAGCCTGCGCCAGGTGCTGGGAACACAGTTTGAAGCCCTGGAACGTACCATCGAGGATTTTGATTTCGACGCCGCCACACAGTGTTTACAACACGCGATGGAAGCGTAA
- the tauE gene encoding putative sulfite/organosulfonate exporter TauE: MTLPQHLLFLLCAATAGYVQNLTGFAFGLVLLGLVGLLGVASIADVANVVSVLTLVNAIVLFCATRPKLEARILLPTMAASQVGVVAGVLLVNWLSSGLVVVLSLLLGLTIIACAGLLARTAQAQAQRSSATSFMAVGAVSGVLGGMFSTAGPPLVYHLYRQPLPLRAIRDTLVAIFAANAVLRLGMMLPAGHVSSNALLLSLETVPLVLLQTGWMARHPSRLQPATVKRIVCVLLALVGFSLVATSLHTLHIFR, translated from the coding sequence ATGACACTGCCGCAGCATCTGCTGTTTCTGCTTTGCGCCGCCACCGCAGGCTATGTGCAGAACCTCACCGGCTTCGCCTTCGGGCTGGTGCTGCTGGGCCTGGTGGGCCTGCTGGGCGTGGCCTCCATCGCCGATGTGGCCAACGTGGTGAGCGTGTTGACGCTGGTCAACGCCATCGTGCTGTTCTGCGCCACCCGGCCGAAGTTGGAGGCCCGCATCCTGCTCCCCACGATGGCTGCCAGCCAGGTGGGTGTGGTGGCGGGCGTGCTGCTGGTGAACTGGCTCAGCAGCGGCCTGGTGGTGGTGCTGAGCCTGCTGCTGGGCCTGACCATCATCGCCTGCGCAGGCCTGCTGGCCCGCACCGCACAGGCGCAGGCACAGCGTTCGTCCGCCACCAGCTTCATGGCGGTGGGGGCGGTATCCGGGGTGCTGGGCGGGATGTTTTCGACCGCCGGGCCGCCGCTGGTGTACCACCTGTACCGCCAGCCCCTGCCCTTGCGCGCCATCCGCGACACCCTGGTGGCCATCTTCGCCGCCAATGCCGTGCTGCGCCTGGGCATGATGCTGCCCGCCGGGCACGTCAGCAGCAACGCCCTGCTGCTGAGCCTGGAGACGGTGCCGCTGGTGCTGCTGCAAACCGGGTGGATGGCCCGCCACCCCTCCCGCCTGCAGCCGGCCACAGTCAAACGCATCGTCTGTGTGCTGCTGGCGCTGGTGGGGTTCAGCCTGGTGGCAACCTCCTTGCACACCCTGCACATTTTTAGATAA
- the iolG_4 gene encoding myo-inositol 2-dehydrogenase: protein MAQTIRYGIIGCGSMGREHIENLKALAGTQVTAIADPHPASRAAALEILHAGVQVFEHHQALLDSGLCDAVVIATPNFTHIEMMRAALKTDLHILVEKPLVTRIEDGVEMVQQAQGRKGIVWVAQEYRYMPPVAEMIRMAHAGAVGKLHQVAIREHREPFYPKVDDWNRFSANTGGTLVEKCCHYFNLMDLILGEKPVRVFASGGQRVNHLTEEYGGRRPDILDSAYVIVEYASGARAMLDLCMFAENSVDNEHVVIVGDEGKLESLLPSLTLRHGRREDWGRRETWGQPSGTGKGVAVRRVWDTNIKYAGQHFGASYIEHQHFAAAIRNGTPPEITLEEGLRSVATGLAAHRSIATGRAVLMSEVLPAGW, encoded by the coding sequence ATGGCACAGACCATTCGTTACGGCATCATCGGCTGCGGCAGCATGGGCCGCGAACACATTGAAAACCTCAAGGCCCTGGCGGGCACCCAGGTCACCGCCATCGCCGACCCGCACCCGGCCAGCCGCGCGGCAGCACTGGAGATCCTGCACGCGGGCGTACAGGTCTTTGAGCACCACCAGGCGCTGCTCGACAGCGGCCTGTGCGACGCGGTGGTGATCGCCACGCCCAACTTCACCCACATCGAGATGATGCGTGCGGCGCTCAAGACCGACCTCCACATCCTGGTCGAAAAGCCCCTGGTCACCCGCATCGAAGACGGCGTGGAAATGGTCCAGCAGGCCCAGGGCCGCAAGGGCATCGTCTGGGTGGCGCAAGAGTACCGCTACATGCCGCCGGTGGCCGAGATGATCCGTATGGCGCATGCGGGCGCGGTCGGCAAGCTGCACCAGGTGGCCATCCGCGAGCACCGCGAACCCTTCTACCCCAAGGTGGACGACTGGAACCGCTTCAGCGCCAACACCGGCGGCACCCTGGTGGAAAAGTGCTGCCACTACTTCAACCTGATGGACCTGATCCTGGGCGAAAAACCGGTGCGTGTGTTTGCCTCTGGCGGCCAGCGCGTCAACCATTTGACTGAGGAATACGGCGGCCGCCGCCCCGACATTCTGGACAGCGCCTACGTGATCGTCGAATACGCCAGCGGGGCCCGCGCCATGCTGGACCTGTGCATGTTTGCCGAGAACTCGGTGGACAACGAACATGTGGTCATCGTGGGCGACGAAGGCAAGCTCGAATCGCTGTTGCCCTCGCTCACGCTGCGCCATGGCCGCCGCGAAGACTGGGGTCGGCGCGAAACCTGGGGCCAGCCCTCGGGTACCGGCAAGGGCGTGGCTGTACGCCGCGTGTGGGACACCAACATCAAATACGCGGGCCAGCACTTTGGTGCCTCCTATATCGAGCACCAGCATTTCGCCGCCGCCATCCGCAACGGCACGCCACCCGAGATCACGCTGGAAGAAGGCCTGCGCAGCGTGGCCACCGGTCTGGCCGCGCACCGCAGCATAGCGACGGGCCGCGCCGTGCTGATGAGCGAAGTGCTGCCCGCGGGCTGGTGA
- a CDS encoding 6-deoxy-6-sulfogluconolactonase — translation MDLHPTIQTLPVPASLLGESPLWHPQEQVLYWCDIPGRQLHRFDPASQQHQQWDFHTEVACCAARAQGGLLLALRDGLWHFNPADGSRTQVATAPYPQATERFNDGKVDAQGRFWCGTIHEPRDTPSASLYRWADGQLQRTAGDITVSNGLAWSPSGRTLYWADTPAHVVYACDFDAQQGSLSHRRPFARFTPRDPARGLAHYGGRPDGATVDAEGCYWVAMFEGGCLQRFTPQGELLQILHLPVRCPTMPCFGGPDLRTLFITTSREKRPAQELADMPLSGQVLQLRVEVPGLATHFVNSP, via the coding sequence ATGGACCTCCACCCTACCATCCAGACTCTGCCCGTGCCTGCCAGCCTGCTGGGCGAATCACCGCTGTGGCACCCGCAGGAACAGGTGCTGTACTGGTGCGACATTCCGGGGCGGCAGTTGCACCGCTTCGACCCGGCATCCCAGCAGCACCAGCAATGGGATTTCCATACCGAAGTGGCCTGCTGCGCAGCGCGTGCGCAAGGCGGCCTGCTGCTGGCCCTGCGTGACGGTCTGTGGCATTTCAACCCAGCGGACGGCAGCCGCACCCAGGTGGCCACCGCGCCCTACCCGCAGGCCACCGAGCGCTTCAACGACGGCAAGGTAGACGCGCAAGGCCGCTTCTGGTGCGGCACCATCCACGAGCCGCGAGACACCCCCAGCGCCAGCCTGTACCGCTGGGCGGACGGCCAACTGCAACGGACTGCAGGCGACATCACCGTCAGCAACGGCCTGGCCTGGAGCCCGTCGGGCCGGACCCTGTACTGGGCCGATACCCCGGCGCATGTGGTCTATGCCTGCGACTTCGACGCGCAGCAGGGCAGCCTGTCGCACCGGCGGCCCTTTGCCCGCTTCACCCCACGCGATCCGGCCAGAGGCCTGGCGCACTACGGTGGCCGCCCGGACGGTGCCACCGTGGATGCCGAGGGCTGCTACTGGGTGGCGATGTTTGAAGGCGGCTGCCTGCAACGCTTCACACCCCAGGGCGAACTGCTGCAAATCCTGCACCTCCCGGTGCGCTGCCCGACCATGCCCTGCTTTGGCGGGCCGGACCTGCGCACCCTTTTCATCACCACCTCCCGCGAGAAGCGGCCCGCGCAGGAACTGGCCGACATGCCTTTATCCGGCCAGGTGCTGCAGCTGCGCGTGGAGGTTCCCGGCCTTGCCACCCACTTCGTGAATTCACCATGA
- the queF gene encoding NADPH-dependent 7-cyano-7-deazaguanine reductase, with translation MSNANTPDQSQLGKSSAYIDQYDASLLFPIPRATKRTELGLADSTTPFFGADLWTAFELSWLNLRGKPQVALAHITVPCETPHIIESKSFKLYLNSFNNTRFADAAAVQARIRTDISEAAWRGSATPATVGVRILLPEMFDIEPVHELDGLSLDRLDMDFDTYSPDPTLLSAALDEAPVSEVLTSNLLKSNCLVTGQPDWGSVQISYSGPQIDQAGLLKYLVSFRNHNEFHEQCVERIFMELWTRCQPIKLTVYARYTRRGGLDINPFRTSHPGTLPANIRTARQ, from the coding sequence GTGAGCAATGCCAACACCCCCGACCAGTCCCAATTGGGCAAATCCTCGGCCTATATCGACCAGTACGATGCCTCGCTGCTGTTCCCCATTCCCCGCGCCACCAAGCGCACTGAGCTCGGCCTGGCCGACAGCACCACGCCGTTCTTCGGAGCTGATTTGTGGACCGCCTTCGAGCTGAGCTGGCTGAACTTGCGCGGCAAACCCCAGGTAGCGCTGGCCCACATCACCGTGCCCTGTGAAACCCCCCACATCATCGAGAGCAAGTCCTTCAAGCTCTACCTGAACAGCTTCAACAACACCCGCTTTGCCGATGCCGCCGCGGTGCAGGCCCGCATCCGTACCGACATCAGCGAAGCCGCCTGGCGCGGCTCGGCCACACCCGCCACGGTGGGCGTGCGCATCTTGCTGCCCGAGATGTTCGACATTGAGCCGGTGCACGAGCTCGACGGCCTGAGCCTTGACCGTCTCGACATGGACTTCGACACCTACAGCCCCGACCCCACGCTGCTCAGTGCCGCGCTGGACGAGGCCCCGGTGTCCGAGGTACTGACCAGCAACCTGCTGAAAAGCAACTGCCTGGTCACCGGCCAGCCCGACTGGGGCAGCGTGCAGATCAGCTACAGCGGCCCGCAGATCGACCAGGCCGGGCTGCTGAAATACCTGGTGAGTTTCCGCAACCACAACGAATTCCACGAGCAGTGCGTGGAGCGCATCTTCATGGAGCTGTGGACCCGCTGCCAGCCCATCAAGCTGACGGTCTACGCCCGCTACACCCGCCGTGGTGGGCTGGACATCAACCCGTTTCGTACCAGCCACCCGGGCACGCTGCCCGCCAACATCCGCACCGCGCGGCAATAG
- the gabD_1 gene encoding succinate-semialdehyde dehydrogenase [NADP(+)] GabD gives MTSPLVLLNDPTLLQTDGLIGAEWTSAAERFTVHDPATGLPLASVANLGASHALQAVAAAEAAGPAWRARPAKERASLMLRWFHLIHQHADDLARLMTAEQGKPLAESRGEVAFGASFIEWFAEESRRIYGETIPTTDPDKRYLVIRQPIGVCAAITPWNFPIAMVTRKLAPALAAGCTVVLKPAEQTPLCALALAALAQRAGLPPGVINVVPGDGANSIAIGRAWCESDAVRHLSFTGSTEVGRILMRQCAPSIKKLSLELGGNAPFIVFDDADLDAAVEGAIASKYRNAGQTCVCANRFYVQDGVYDRFVDKLAAKARAIQVGNGFDAGVQQGPLIDADALAKVEAHVQDALALGARLVCGGERVGERSYAPTVLADATAAMLCAREETFGPMAPVFRFHTEAEVIALANATEFGLASYFYSRDIGRIFRVGEALEYGMVGVNTGLISTAEVPFGGVKQSGLGREGSRHGMDDYVELKYLCLAGMSS, from the coding sequence ATGACTTCCCCCCTGGTCCTGCTGAACGACCCCACCCTGCTCCAAACCGACGGCCTCATCGGTGCCGAATGGACCAGCGCCGCAGAACGCTTCACCGTGCACGACCCCGCCACCGGCCTGCCACTGGCCTCCGTTGCCAACCTCGGTGCCAGCCACGCACTACAGGCCGTGGCCGCCGCCGAGGCTGCAGGCCCGGCCTGGCGCGCCCGCCCGGCCAAGGAACGCGCCAGCCTGATGCTGCGCTGGTTCCATCTGATCCACCAGCATGCCGACGACCTGGCCCGGCTGATGACGGCCGAACAGGGCAAGCCCCTGGCCGAATCGCGCGGCGAAGTGGCCTTCGGGGCCAGCTTCATCGAATGGTTTGCCGAGGAGTCGCGCCGCATCTACGGCGAGACCATCCCCACCACCGACCCCGACAAGCGCTACCTGGTAATCCGCCAGCCCATCGGCGTGTGCGCAGCCATCACGCCGTGGAACTTCCCCATCGCCATGGTCACCCGCAAGCTGGCCCCGGCCCTGGCAGCGGGCTGCACCGTGGTGCTCAAGCCCGCCGAGCAAACCCCGCTGTGCGCGCTGGCGTTGGCCGCTCTGGCGCAGCGCGCGGGCCTGCCACCCGGGGTCATCAACGTGGTGCCCGGCGACGGTGCCAACTCCATCGCCATTGGCCGCGCCTGGTGCGAGAGCGATGCCGTGCGCCACCTGTCGTTCACCGGCAGCACCGAGGTAGGTCGCATCCTGATGCGCCAGTGCGCGCCCAGCATCAAGAAGCTGTCGCTGGAGCTGGGCGGCAATGCGCCCTTCATCGTCTTCGACGATGCCGATCTGGATGCCGCCGTGGAAGGTGCCATCGCCAGCAAATACCGCAACGCCGGGCAAACCTGCGTCTGTGCCAACCGCTTCTACGTGCAAGACGGCGTGTACGACCGCTTCGTGGACAAACTCGCCGCCAAGGCCCGCGCCATCCAGGTCGGCAACGGCTTCGACGCAGGTGTGCAGCAGGGCCCGCTGATCGATGCCGACGCGCTGGCCAAGGTGGAAGCCCATGTGCAGGACGCGCTGGCCCTGGGCGCACGCCTGGTGTGCGGTGGCGAACGCGTGGGCGAGCGCAGCTACGCCCCCACCGTCCTGGCCGATGCCACGGCCGCCATGCTGTGCGCCCGCGAGGAAACCTTTGGCCCCATGGCACCGGTGTTCCGTTTCCATACCGAGGCCGAAGTGATCGCCCTGGCCAACGCCACGGAGTTCGGGCTGGCCAGCTACTTCTACAGCCGCGACATTGGCCGCATCTTCCGCGTAGGCGAGGCGCTGGAATACGGCATGGTGGGGGTCAATACCGGGCTGATCTCCACCGCCGAGGTGCCGTTTGGCGGTGTCAAGCAGTCGGGCCTGGGCCGCGAAGGCTCGCGCCACGGCATGGACGACTATGTGGAGCTGAAATACCTGTGCCTGGCGGGCATGAGCTCTTGA